Below is a window of Saprospira grandis DNA.
GCCTTTTTTTTTGCCTTGTCCAAAAAGCAGGCGCTCCAAATCTTCTAGTTTGTGGTCCATCAAGTTGACCGTTATAAAGGGTTGTTGCTCAAAGGGGGAAAGACCGTGCATGGCCCCCGCCAACCAGCTTTTTCCGCTGCCTGCTGGCCCTTGCAAAAAGACAAAGTCCTTGTTTTGGGCCAAAAGTTTGGCTCGTTTAAATAGGCGAATCATCAGTTTGCTTTGCCCCCAAAGCCCCAGCTCGGCAAATTCGGTTAAAATAGCTTCTTCTTCCTGCGCCAAGGCCATTTGCTCCTTCCACCAAGCCTGAAGAAAGGGCAAAAGCTGCTGTACAAAAATGGGGAAAGGCGCCCGAAAAACCAGCACCTGCCGAGCCAATAAATCTTGATAATCTTCCCAGCTGATTTCGGGCGCCCAGCAAAATATTTGTCCTAATTGGCGAACTTGGCTGGCGCTCAAATTGGCCAAAGCCGAAAAAGGCAGAATAGAAGCCCCCAGTTTTTCCTCGCCCAATTCCCAATGCTTTATGCTTTGCAAACTGCCCAGTAGCGCTTGCTTTTCTGCTTTGGGCCAAGCCCATAATCCCAGTCGTAAAGACGCTTTCATCGGATAAAAATTGAAGAAATAAGAGGATGTTTGTTTTTTGGGGCCTCCCGCCTTCGGCGGGCGCTACGTTCCGCAGCTCGCAAGTCTGCTCGGCCCTTCGGCCTGCGGCCTCGGTCTGGCCTGACGGCCACTGCTGCACATCGCTAGGCCAAGGGCCATTTCCTAGCCTTAGGCAAAAGTTGAGGCTTTTTTGTAATTTTGGAGGACGCTCGATTTCCTTTGGGCCAAAATGAAAATAAAACCTATGCCTAGTTTAGAAAAAGAAAGCAAAAAATCTCAAATCTATCGAGCCGCCGCTCAACTCTTTAAAGAAAAAGGCTATCAAGCTGCTTCCATGCGCGACCTAGCCGAGCGAGTAGAGCTGCGGGCCTCTAGTCTATATAATCACATCGGTTCCAAAGAAGAGATTTTGCAGCAAATTTGTTTTGAGCATGCCCAAGATTTTCTCAAAGCCATGCAAGAGGTCGAGCAGCTACCCATTAGCCAAGGCCAAAAAATTGAACGCCTGCTGCGCTTTCATATTCGCAAGGCTCTCAAAGAGGTAAGCAGCCTAACGGTCTTCAATGATGAGTGGAAACACCTTAGCAGCCCCCAGCTCGAAGAGTTTAGAGGCCTGCGTAAAGATTATGAAAATCGCTTTAGGGCCATTATTGAGCAAGCTGTAGCTAGCGGAGAATTGCCAAATTTAGATACAGAGCTCTTGCTTTATGCCCTGCTCAATGCTATTCACTGGCTACCCAATTGGAACCATCGAAATAGTGAGCTTACCGCCAGCGAATTAGAGGAACAAGTGCTGCGCATTTTGCTAAAAGGAATTCAAAAATAAATGCTTGAAGGCCTTTTTTTTGAAGCCAAATTTATAGAAACGAACATTTGTTCGTATTATTTAGCTCGCCCAATTCAATCAAGAGAAACAAACTACTTATGGAAAGCAATATTAGCACCCAAATCGATAAGGCGACTTTGCGCCAATCTTTCTTTTTGGCCAGCCAAGCTAGAGCCATGGCTGCCCTTTATGAAGATAATTTCAAGTTGGTCTCTAAGTATGTGCATGCCACTTCTAGAGGGCATGAAGTTTTGCAAGTAGCCTTAGGTAGCCAATTGCTTCCTCAAGATTTTGTGGCCCCTTATTATCGAGATGATGCGCTTTTGCTGGCTATTGGTATGCAGCCCTATGATTTGATGCTACAGCTACTCGCCAAGCGAAATGATCCCTTTTCTGGTGGCCGAACTTATTATTCGCATCCCAGCCTAAAGGATGAGGATAAACCCAAAATTCCCCATCAGTCTTCGGCCACAGGAATGCAGGCTATCCCCACCACTGGGGTGGCCATGGGCATCCAGTACAAAGAAAAAATGGGCCTCTATACCGAAGATTTTCAGGACCAATTGCCTATTGCAGTTTGCTCTTTGGGCGATGCCTCAGTAACAGAGGGCGAAGTAGCAGAGGCTTTCCAAATGGCCGCCCTCAAACAGTTTCCCATTTTGTATGTGGTCCAGGATAACGGCTGGGATATTTCGGCCAATGCCGAAGAAACCCGCGCCCAAAATGCCTTTGAATATATTCAAGGTTTTCATGGCATTGAGGCCCGCCAAATTCAAGGCAATAATTTCTTAGAAAGCTATCTCGAGATTCAAGATATTCTGCGCATCATGCGCAAAGAACGCCGCCCCTTTTTGTTGCACGCTTCGGTGCCCTTGCTCAATCACCATACTTCTGGAGTGCGTATGGAGTGGTACCGAGACGACCTAGAGGAACAGCGAAAATTAGATCCTACCCCCATTTTTATCCGCCAAATGCTGGCCGAAGGCTTTAGCCAAAGTGATATTGAGGAGATCGAGCAGGCCGCCAAAGAAAAGGTAGCAGCCGATTTTGAACGCGCCTTGGCCCAAGAAGATCCTCAAGCAGAAGATATTTTTAAGCATGTGTATGCCCCCACGCCTGTTACCAGCGAACAAGGCGAACGCCGCCCCGCCAATGGGGAGGAAAAAGTAATGGTGGATTCGGCCCTTTTTGCCGTTCAAGAACTCATGGAGGATCATCCCGAATGTTTGCTTTATGGCCAAGATGTGGGCGGCCGCTTAGGCGGGGTCTTCCGCGAAGCGGCCACCCTGGCCCAAAAGTTTGGCGATG
It encodes the following:
- a CDS encoding alpha-ketoacid dehydrogenase subunit alpha/beta — protein: MESNISTQIDKATLRQSFFLASQARAMAALYEDNFKLVSKYVHATSRGHEVLQVALGSQLLPQDFVAPYYRDDALLLAIGMQPYDLMLQLLAKRNDPFSGGRTYYSHPSLKDEDKPKIPHQSSATGMQAIPTTGVAMGIQYKEKMGLYTEDFQDQLPIAVCSLGDASVTEGEVAEAFQMAALKQFPILYVVQDNGWDISANAEETRAQNAFEYIQGFHGIEARQIQGNNFLESYLEIQDILRIMRKERRPFLLHASVPLLNHHTSGVRMEWYRDDLEEQRKLDPTPIFIRQMLAEGFSQSDIEEIEQAAKEKVAADFERALAQEDPQAEDIFKHVYAPTPVTSEQGERRPANGEEKVMVDSALFAVQELMEDHPECLLYGQDVGGRLGGVFREAATLAQKFGDDRVFNTPIQEAFIIGSTVGMAATGLRPIVEVQFADYIWPGLNQLFTELSRSYYLSNGKWPASMILRVPIGAYGSGGPYHSSSVESVLTNIKGIKIAYPSNGADLKGLMKSAYLDPNPVVIFEHKGLYWSKVPGTAAARTIMPDRDYALPFGQANMVLEATEEKKAKGPVALVVSYGMGVHWALNAAKAFPGQVSILDLRTLAPLDTEMIYAQLKKHHRCLVLTEEPVNCTFAQSIAARIQENCFESLDAPVQTLGAEDLPAIPLHENLEKAMLPSSQKVQAALEKLLKY
- a CDS encoding TetR/AcrR family transcriptional regulator, producing MPSLEKESKKSQIYRAAAQLFKEKGYQAASMRDLAERVELRASSLYNHIGSKEEILQQICFEHAQDFLKAMQEVEQLPISQGQKIERLLRFHIRKALKEVSSLTVFNDEWKHLSSPQLEEFRGLRKDYENRFRAIIEQAVASGELPNLDTELLLYALLNAIHWLPNWNHRNSELTASELEEQVLRILLKGIQK